The following proteins are co-located in the Billgrantia tianxiuensis genome:
- the hemA gene encoding glutamyl-tRNA reductase yields the protein MTLLALGINHRTATVAVRERVAFTPAQLESALTELRHIPQVHEAAVLSTCNRTELYCVTEPAGERLILDWLSHFHGLQLEELTPCAYHYLDNDAARHLMRVAVGLDSMVLGEPQILGQLKEAYQSARQASGLGGELELLFQHTFAVAKQVRTRTGIGQNPVSVAYAAVSLASRIFDDFSRSRALLIGAGETIELVARHLREAGVRNMIVANRTRERAELLAGEFNAEAISLDEIPDALSRADIVISSTAAPLPILGKGMAERALKKRRHRPIFMVDIAVPRDIEPEVGDLDDIFLYTVDDLNEVIQENRRHRQAAADQAEALIEHGVHVWLHERRIRSSGELIRRYRDQAADLRELSERQALARLARGEDPEEVIRLMAHQLTNRLLHRPTVALREASGSERRDLLNAAEALLLNPTSTKP from the coding sequence ATGACGCTTCTTGCCCTTGGAATCAACCACAGGACGGCCACCGTCGCGGTGCGCGAGCGGGTCGCCTTCACCCCCGCTCAGTTGGAGTCGGCGCTGACCGAGCTGCGCCATATCCCCCAGGTGCATGAAGCGGCGGTGCTCTCGACCTGTAACCGCACCGAGCTCTATTGCGTTACCGAGCCGGCCGGCGAGCGTCTCATCCTCGACTGGTTGAGCCACTTCCATGGGCTGCAGCTCGAGGAGCTTACCCCCTGTGCCTATCATTACCTGGACAACGATGCCGCCCGGCACCTGATGCGCGTCGCCGTGGGGCTGGACTCCATGGTACTAGGCGAACCGCAGATACTCGGCCAGCTCAAGGAAGCTTACCAGTCGGCGCGCCAGGCGAGTGGGCTGGGCGGTGAGCTGGAGCTGCTCTTTCAGCATACCTTTGCGGTGGCCAAGCAGGTGCGGACACGCACCGGCATCGGTCAGAACCCGGTCTCGGTGGCTTATGCGGCGGTCAGCCTGGCCAGTCGCATCTTCGATGATTTCAGCCGTTCACGGGCACTGTTGATCGGCGCCGGTGAGACCATCGAGTTGGTCGCCCGCCACCTGCGCGAGGCGGGCGTGCGCAACATGATCGTGGCCAATCGGACGCGGGAGCGCGCCGAGCTGCTGGCCGGCGAGTTCAATGCCGAGGCGATCTCGCTCGACGAGATTCCCGATGCCCTGTCCCGCGCGGACATCGTCATTTCCTCGACCGCCGCGCCGCTGCCGATCCTGGGCAAGGGTATGGCGGAGCGGGCGCTGAAGAAGCGGCGTCACCGGCCGATCTTCATGGTCGATATTGCCGTGCCGAGGGACATCGAACCCGAAGTCGGCGACCTGGACGACATCTTTCTATACACCGTCGACGACCTCAACGAGGTGATCCAGGAGAACCGTCGCCATCGCCAGGCGGCCGCCGATCAGGCCGAGGCTCTGATCGAGCATGGCGTTCACGTCTGGTTGCACGAGCGGCGTATCCGCAGCAGCGGGGAATTGATTCGCCGTTATCGCGACCAGGCAGCCGATCTGCGCGAGCTGTCGGAGCGCCAGGCACTGGCCAGGCTGGCACGTGGGGAGGACCCCGAGGAAGTGATTCGGCTGATGGCACACCAACTGACCAACCGCCTGCTGCATCGACCCACGGTGGCGCTGCGCGAGGCGTCGGGTAGCGAGCGACGTGACCTGCTCAACGCCGCCGAGGCGCTGCTGCTCAACCCCACATCAACGAAACCCTGA
- a CDS encoding tetratricopeptide repeat protein: MPSTLIRSSRQGLAVLGLTVLLSGCQGLASSPFGTPQEDPLASAPPIERGLDAEGLSTLLSAEMAGQRGDYRRATLGYLAMAERYRAPQLAERGTLAARFSNDVLLLEQAVSTWHELDPAAEAPLRLLSGLALQRGDWPTALDRRLTLVEQGLHGELALFAELALESGTDPLPLRERLREHLERAGADAHPHRYDAVLAMAILEAATGQRQQAERRLDLLARDHSELPALWLTRAQLALEADSPRQAREAARRGLEISPGDPRFLLLMAQAELMLGNVAAAEEHTSTLLDEHVGNQELRISLARLYLEDNHLDAARRLLLPLVSSDEPPPAAFYLMGLIAEEEGEIDNALLYYRQVSPGSDFLRARLRAAQMLIEDDRLLDARAFLRIERLRHESRFSELVALEVELLDEAGLHAEANALLNRELSRTPNDEPLLYLRAMRAWEQGDIDAMERDLGRIIETNPDNASALNALGYTLADLNQEERLDEARELIERAHALEPGSPAIMDSLGWVYYRQGDPERALPWLERAYASMPDQEIAAHLAEVLWALGRHEDARRVVEQTLLRYDEHPLIDELLERIPELAPTSSTVNETTP; this comes from the coding sequence ATGCCCTCGACGCTGATACGCTCTTCTCGCCAAGGACTGGCAGTGCTTGGTCTAACCGTCTTGCTGAGCGGTTGCCAAGGCCTGGCCTCCTCCCCCTTCGGCACGCCTCAAGAAGACCCTCTGGCCTCGGCACCCCCCATCGAGCGTGGGCTGGATGCAGAGGGCCTCTCCACGCTGTTGAGCGCCGAGATGGCAGGACAGCGCGGCGACTATCGCCGTGCCACGCTGGGCTACCTGGCCATGGCCGAGCGTTACCGCGCCCCGCAACTGGCGGAGCGCGGCACGCTGGCGGCGCGCTTCAGCAACGACGTACTGCTGCTCGAACAAGCGGTCAGCACCTGGCATGAGCTCGACCCCGCCGCCGAGGCACCGCTGCGCCTCCTCTCAGGCCTGGCACTGCAGCGCGGCGACTGGCCGACGGCACTCGATCGGCGCCTGACACTGGTCGAGCAGGGGCTGCACGGCGAGCTGGCGCTGTTCGCCGAACTCGCCCTGGAATCCGGCACCGACCCACTTCCCCTGCGCGAGCGTCTGCGCGAGCACCTCGAGCGCGCCGGTGCCGACGCGCATCCTCATCGCTACGATGCCGTGCTGGCCATGGCGATTCTCGAGGCCGCCACCGGTCAGCGCCAGCAGGCCGAACGACGCCTGGACCTACTCGCCCGCGACCACTCGGAACTGCCCGCCCTGTGGCTGACCCGCGCCCAACTGGCGCTGGAAGCCGACAGTCCGCGCCAGGCCCGCGAGGCCGCGCGCCGCGGCCTCGAGATATCTCCCGGCGATCCCCGCTTCCTGCTGCTGATGGCGCAAGCCGAGCTGATGCTGGGCAACGTCGCCGCAGCGGAGGAGCACACCTCCACCCTGCTGGACGAGCACGTCGGCAATCAGGAGCTACGCATTTCACTGGCCCGCCTCTACCTCGAGGACAATCACCTGGATGCGGCTCGCCGCCTGCTGCTGCCACTGGTCAGCAGCGACGAGCCACCTCCCGCGGCTTTCTACCTGATGGGCCTCATCGCCGAGGAAGAGGGCGAGATCGACAATGCCCTTCTTTATTACCGTCAGGTATCCCCCGGCAGTGACTTCCTGCGTGCGCGACTGCGGGCAGCGCAGATGCTGATCGAGGACGACCGCCTGCTCGATGCCCGCGCCTTCCTGCGCATCGAGCGCCTGCGCCACGAATCGCGCTTCAGCGAGCTGGTTGCCCTCGAGGTGGAACTGCTCGACGAGGCCGGGCTGCATGCCGAAGCCAATGCCCTGCTCAACCGTGAACTCTCGCGCACGCCCAACGACGAGCCGCTGCTCTACCTGCGCGCCATGCGTGCCTGGGAGCAAGGTGACATCGATGCCATGGAGCGGGATCTTGGCCGCATTATCGAGACCAACCCGGACAACGCCTCGGCCCTGAATGCGCTGGGCTACACCCTGGCGGACCTCAACCAGGAAGAGCGACTGGACGAAGCCCGCGAGCTGATCGAGCGCGCTCACGCCCTCGAACCGGGCAGCCCCGCGATCATGGATAGCCTGGGCTGGGTCTATTACCGCCAGGGCGATCCGGAACGCGCCTTGCCCTGGCTCGAACGGGCCTATGCCAGCATGCCCGACCAGGAGATCGCCGCCCATCTCGCCGAGGTTCTCTGGGCACTCGGACGGCATGAGGATGCCCGTCGCGTGGTGGAGCAAACCCTGCTCCGCTACGATGAACATCCCCTGATCGATGAACTCCTCGAGCGCATTCCCGAACTGGCGCCCACATCATCCACAGTCAACGAGACGACGCCATGA
- the lolB gene encoding lipoprotein insertase outer membrane protein LolB has product MRRPTLAIRWFAMSLALALLAGCATPGTTPDGGRSADQWQAQQERLEALDTWILIGKAGLRTSRETTSANLDWSQHPHYYRMLISGPFGSGRNLLEGREGRFTLTNAEGRFEAPSPESLMQQQLGWSLPVSSLSDWIRGLPADHSDYRLERDERGFPQQLEQDGWQIVYRDWAQVESLWLPRRLSMEYDDLSVTLVVTEWRPVIDD; this is encoded by the coding sequence ATGAGACGCCCCACTCTCGCGATACGCTGGTTTGCCATGAGCCTCGCCCTTGCCCTGCTGGCCGGTTGCGCCACGCCAGGCACGACACCGGACGGCGGACGCTCGGCCGACCAATGGCAAGCCCAGCAGGAACGCCTGGAGGCGCTGGATACCTGGATCCTGATCGGCAAGGCCGGGTTGCGCACCTCCCGGGAAACGACCAGCGCCAACCTCGACTGGAGTCAGCACCCACATTATTACCGCATGCTGATCAGCGGCCCCTTCGGCAGCGGCCGCAACCTGCTCGAAGGGCGCGAGGGACGCTTCACCCTGACCAACGCCGAGGGCCGCTTCGAAGCTCCCTCTCCCGAATCCCTGATGCAGCAGCAGTTGGGCTGGTCGCTGCCGGTCAGCTCGCTGTCCGACTGGATTCGCGGCCTGCCTGCCGACCACAGCGACTACCGTCTCGAACGCGACGAGCGCGGCTTTCCCCAGCAGCTCGAACAGGATGGCTGGCAGATCGTCTATCGCGACTGGGCCCAGGTCGAATCGCTGTGGCTACCGCGACGCCTGAGCATGGAATACGACGACCTCAGCGTCACGCTGGTGGTCACCGAGTGGCGACCCGTCATTGACGACTGA
- a CDS encoding ribose-phosphate pyrophosphokinase, giving the protein MSKLMVFAGNANPELAQKIAESLDTRMGNATVGQFSDGEIAVEINENVRGKDVFILQSTCAPTNDNLMELILMVDALRRASATRITAVVPYFGYARQDRRVRSARVPISAKVVADMMVKAGVDRVMTMDLHADQIQGFFDVPVDNVYGSPILLDDIERQNYDDLVVVSPDVGGVVRARAIAKQLNADLAIIDKRRPQANQAQVMHIIGEIENRTCVVVDDMIDTAGTLCKAGDALKDHGARRVVAYATHPILSGPAVENITGSVLDEVVVTDTIPLSDVARRSGKIRQLSVAGLIAEAIRRVSNEESVSAMFH; this is encoded by the coding sequence GTGTCAAAATTGATGGTTTTTGCCGGGAATGCCAACCCCGAGCTCGCCCAGAAGATCGCCGAGAGTCTCGATACTCGTATGGGTAATGCCACGGTCGGGCAGTTCAGCGATGGTGAGATCGCGGTCGAGATCAACGAGAACGTTCGCGGCAAGGACGTATTCATTCTGCAGTCCACCTGCGCGCCGACCAACGACAACCTGATGGAACTGATCCTGATGGTGGACGCCCTGCGGCGCGCCTCGGCCACCCGTATCACCGCCGTGGTGCCCTACTTCGGCTACGCGCGTCAGGACCGGCGGGTACGCTCCGCCCGAGTCCCGATCTCCGCCAAGGTAGTGGCCGACATGATGGTCAAGGCCGGCGTCGATCGTGTCATGACCATGGACCTGCACGCCGACCAGATCCAGGGCTTCTTCGACGTGCCGGTGGATAACGTCTACGGCTCGCCGATTCTGCTCGATGACATCGAGCGCCAGAACTACGACGATCTGGTGGTGGTATCGCCCGACGTAGGCGGCGTGGTGCGCGCTCGCGCCATTGCCAAGCAGCTCAACGCCGACCTCGCCATCATCGACAAGCGGCGTCCCCAGGCCAACCAGGCCCAGGTGATGCACATCATCGGCGAGATCGAGAACCGCACCTGCGTGGTGGTGGACGACATGATCGATACCGCCGGCACCCTGTGCAAGGCCGGCGATGCTCTGAAGGACCACGGCGCGCGGCGCGTGGTAGCCTATGCCACCCACCCGATCCTGTCGGGCCCGGCGGTGGAGAACATCACCGGCTCGGTACTCGACGAGGTGGTGGTGACCGATACCATACCGCTGTCCGACGTTGCCCGTCGCAGCGGCAAGATTCGTCAGCTCAGCGTGGCGGGCCTGATCGCCGAGGCGATCCGCCGCGTCAGCAACGAGGAATCCGTCAGCGCCATGTTCCACTGA
- a CDS encoding 50S ribosomal protein L25/general stress protein Ctc has translation MSDFTLNASVRNDLGKGASRRLRRSNLQVPAIVYGGEKAPQPISVEKAAFYKAIEDESFFSSVLNLVIDGKSEQVVVRDLQRHPYKPLITHADFMRVDATHEITINVPLHVVGEEKSKGIKDQGGELHVLSNEVQISCLPKDLPDFLEVDISNVEMGTTLHLSDLKLPAGVTLVELTHGADHDNAVLSITKPKGRSEADEGEGEGEGEEGEGSAE, from the coding sequence ATGTCCGATTTCACACTCAATGCCAGCGTTCGTAACGACCTGGGGAAAGGTGCGAGCCGCCGCCTGCGTCGTTCGAACCTCCAGGTGCCGGCCATCGTTTACGGTGGCGAGAAGGCTCCGCAGCCGATCTCCGTCGAGAAAGCCGCGTTCTACAAGGCCATCGAGGACGAGTCCTTCTTCTCCTCCGTGCTCAACCTGGTCATCGACGGCAAGAGCGAGCAGGTGGTGGTGCGTGACCTGCAGCGTCATCCGTACAAGCCGCTGATCACTCACGCCGACTTCATGCGCGTGGACGCCACCCACGAGATCACCATCAACGTGCCGCTGCACGTGGTGGGTGAGGAGAAGTCCAAGGGCATCAAGGACCAGGGTGGCGAACTGCACGTGCTCTCCAACGAGGTCCAGATCAGCTGCCTGCCGAAGGACCTGCCCGACTTCCTCGAAGTCGACATCAGCAACGTCGAGATGGGCACCACCCTGCACCTCTCTGATCTCAAGCTGCCAGCCGGCGTCACCCTGGTCGAGCTGACTCACGGTGCGGATCACGACAACGCCGTACTGAGCATCACCAAGCCCAAGGGCCGCAGCGAGGCTGACGAAGGCGAAGGTGAAGGTGAAGGCGAGGAAGGCGAAGGCAGCGCCGAGTAA